A single region of the Chiroxiphia lanceolata isolate bChiLan1 chromosome 20, bChiLan1.pri, whole genome shotgun sequence genome encodes:
- the MRM1 gene encoding rRNA methyltransferase 1, mitochondrial has product MERALMPRVCRALGLCRWPCGPRWPCGVRHRSTREQPPPPAGRGEEGPPASLPRGPGSGGSRDTPRGHPRPGHRGAGRGSATGRELWLSQLDELPRARKGMERKPLRLERTKGSEILFGIGPCSLALSQARRDLFRLFLKQSSSRRPVMSEFVLQATARGVPVLHVQGRELDELCRGQVHQGVCLEATPLRFKSLEGAETPSLGDDASGKQQLIWLVLEQIQDPMNLGALLRSAYFLGVDRVVTSYRNSCPLTPTVSKASAGAMEVFDVYSTDDLQSFLKAKIAEGWEVVGTVSKPEDVEDVPVISCLEFRWDKPLIVVIGSEGEGLSLETQLLCHQVLAIPPGRALHPGIDSLNVSVATGILLHSICSQKRRHGD; this is encoded by the exons ATGGAGCGGGCGCTGATGCCCCGCGTGTGCCGCgccctggggctgtgccggTGGCCGTGCGGGCCCCGGTGGCCGTGCGGGGTCCGGCACCGCTCCACCCGCGAGCagccgcccccgcccgcgggTCGGGGCGAGGAGGGTCCCCCCGCATCCCTCCCGCGGGGTCCCGGCTCCGGGGGCTCCCGGGACACCCCGCGGGGACACCCCCGGCCGGGACACAGAGGGGCCGGGCGGGGGTCGGCAACCGGGCGGGAGCTGTGGCTGTCGCAGCTGGATGAGCTCCCCAGGGCGAGGAAAGGGATGGAGCGAAAGCCGCTGCGCCTGGAGAGGACTAAGGGCTCGGAGATCCTGTTCGGGATCGGGCCGTGCTCCCTGGCCCTCAGCCAGGCGCGCAGGGACCTGTTCCGGCTGTTCCTCaagcagagcagctcccggcGGCCCGTGATGAGCGAGTTTGTGCTCCAGGCCACGGCCCGAGGGGTCCCGGTGCTGCACgtccagggcagggagctggacGAGCTCTGCAGGGGTCAGGTCCACCAGGGAGTGTGTCTGGAGGCCACCCCGCTCCGGTTCAAGAGTTTGGAGGGCGCTGAAACGCCCAGTTTGGGGGATGATGCgagtgggaagcagcagctgatctggctggtgctggagcagatccaggACCCCATGAACCTGGGGGCACTGCTGCGCTCCGCGTACTTCCTGGGGGTGGACAGAGTGGTGACCAGCTACAGGAACAG CTGCCCCCTGACTCCAACAGTGAGCAAAGCCAGTGCTGGAGCCATGGAGGTCTTCGATGTCTACAGCACAGATGATCTCCAGAGCTTTTTGAAG GCTAAAATTGCAGAAGGCTGGGAAGTGGTGGGAACAGTCAGCAAACCCGAGGATgtggaagatgttcctgtcaTCAGTTGCTTGGAATTTCGGTGGGATAAACCCCTTATTGTAGTGATAG GTAGTGAAGGGGAGGGCCTTTCCCTGGAGACACAGCTGCTATGCCATCAGGTGCTGGCCATCCCccctggcagagccctgcaCCCCGGCATCGACTCGCTCAACGTCTCTGTTGCTACTG GTATCCTCCTGCACTCCATCTGCAGCCAGAAGCGGAGGCACGGAGACTGA